The following proteins are encoded in a genomic region of Bernardetia sp. MNP-M8:
- a CDS encoding type II toxin-antitoxin system VapC family toxin codes for MGTKKVLLDTDILSYYLKKNPVVVANFENYLAEHHQVFISRITVIEIMGGLKVKSASKQLEFFENFISSFQILDTSKEVAQLASSIFAELYKKGRHSGNFDVLNAAIAMANNLAICTNNEKDYENIDGLEILNWTK; via the coding sequence ATGGGAACTAAAAAAGTGCTGTTAGATACAGATATTTTATCGTATTATTTAAAGAAAAATCCTGTTGTAGTTGCAAATTTTGAAAACTATTTAGCAGAACATCATCAAGTTTTTATTAGTCGTATTACAGTGATAGAAATTATGGGAGGATTGAAAGTAAAATCAGCTTCTAAGCAATTAGAGTTTTTTGAAAATTTTATTTCATCTTTTCAAATTTTAGATACTTCAAAAGAGGTTGCTCAACTAGCAAGTTCTATTTTTGCAGAGCTGTACAAAAAAGGACGACATAGTGGAAATTTTGATGTCCTCAATGCAGCGATTGCAATGGCAAACAATTTAGCTATTTGTACCAATAATGAAAAAGATTATGAAAATATTGATGGCTTAGAAATTCTAAATTGGACAAAGTAA
- a CDS encoding S41 family peptidase, with protein MNTLTKSSKWILAAFALLLTFPVLAQTDTQNTQTTTDNENPLWMRYSAISPNGQNIAFCYKGDIYKVDANGGRASLLTLHEAYDVNPVWSPDGKMMAFASDRFGNKDIFLMSADGGEPKRLTIHSSDDTPVAFSPDGKFVYFNAYRMPTKSDVAFPFGGFEQLYKVAIDGKTRPEMVINEVTQKGNLNAAGNKLVYEDRKGYENEWRKHHVSSVARDIWVYDMATKKHTQLTRNLEEDRNPVWVGDDVYFLSEKGGVDNDKVSMNIFKMSAANPSVQTKVTNLENHPVRFLSSSNDKTLCFGYNGEIYTMKDGSEPKKIAIQIAQDNRYNAIEYKNLKGGITDMAVSSTGKEIAFIVRGEVFVTAVENGYTKQITNTAEQERNVDFSPDGKSLIYSAERNGSWNVYQAKLGREEEKYFYASTVLNETQLTNNKNESFQPLFSPDGKEVAYIEDRKALKVINLASKEVRTVTDKLSYSYADGDQYYAWSPDSKWFLITYEPNKAWIPQVGLIAATGKEAIKNLTQSGYNDAAPRFAMNGKAFYWLSDKEGLRSHGSWGSEYDAYIQFFEEDEWKKFTMSKEEYTLWEELNGKDKDKKDEDKKEDDKDEKDKKDEKVEPLTFDWAGFEDRKERLTSHASQMSDAALSPKGDKLYYLTSFEKGADLWVEDLREKETKLVLKLGVRGGSLTMDKEGKNLFLLANGSIQKIDLATNTPKPVSIDAKMQLNAAAEREYMFEHMWRQVREKFYVTDIHGVDWDFYKKEYARFLPHINNNYDFAEMGSELLGELNASHTGTRYRHSDPNGDMTAVLGAFYDDSYKGNGLKIAEVLNKSPLQKANKDIAAGDIIQKIDGVEITPTMNYHSLLNRKADERTLLTILDAKTNATKEVIVLPIQTWEERQLLYERWVNTRREETEKISDGKVGYVHVRGMNSDSFRELFSEALGRHGNKKALIVDTRFNGGGWLHDDLATFLSGKQYFEIVPRGEKIGTEPMYKWNKPSTVLMNEGNYSDANIFPYVYQHLQIGKLIGMPVAGTGTAVWWERLIDPTIVFGIPQVGIIRTDGKYMENTELIPDIEIKNNPTPQSEGKDEQLEGAVKEMLEVTK; from the coding sequence ATGAACACACTTACCAAGTCGTCAAAATGGATTTTGGCAGCTTTTGCTTTGCTGCTGACTTTTCCTGTTTTGGCACAGACTGACACACAGAATACGCAAACAACAACAGATAATGAGAATCCACTTTGGATGCGTTATTCAGCTATTTCTCCCAACGGACAAAATATTGCTTTTTGCTACAAAGGTGATATTTATAAAGTAGATGCAAATGGAGGACGTGCTTCTTTGCTTACTTTGCATGAAGCCTATGATGTAAATCCTGTTTGGTCGCCAGATGGCAAAATGATGGCATTTGCTTCTGACCGTTTCGGAAATAAAGATATTTTCTTGATGAGTGCAGACGGAGGAGAGCCAAAACGACTTACAATTCATTCTTCTGATGATACGCCTGTGGCTTTTTCACCTGATGGAAAATTTGTTTATTTCAATGCGTACCGTATGCCTACAAAAAGTGATGTCGCTTTTCCGTTTGGGGGTTTCGAACAGCTTTATAAAGTAGCTATTGATGGAAAAACACGTCCAGAAATGGTTATCAATGAAGTTACTCAAAAAGGAAATCTGAATGCAGCAGGTAACAAACTCGTTTATGAAGACCGTAAAGGCTATGAAAATGAATGGAGAAAACACCACGTTTCAAGCGTTGCAAGAGATATTTGGGTCTATGATATGGCTACTAAAAAACATACTCAACTTACAAGAAATTTAGAAGAAGACCGTAATCCTGTTTGGGTAGGTGATGATGTTTATTTTTTGAGTGAAAAAGGAGGCGTTGATAATGATAAAGTTTCTATGAATATCTTTAAAATGTCTGCTGCTAATCCAAGTGTACAAACAAAGGTTACAAACTTAGAAAATCATCCTGTTCGTTTTCTTTCTTCATCAAATGATAAAACGTTGTGTTTTGGCTATAATGGCGAGATTTATACGATGAAAGATGGTTCAGAGCCTAAAAAAATTGCTATTCAAATTGCTCAAGATAATCGTTACAATGCTATCGAATATAAAAACTTGAAAGGTGGAATTACAGATATGGCAGTTTCTAGCACTGGAAAAGAAATCGCTTTTATTGTGCGTGGCGAAGTTTTCGTAACAGCAGTAGAAAATGGTTATACCAAACAAATCACAAATACAGCAGAACAAGAACGCAATGTAGATTTTTCTCCTGATGGAAAATCGTTGATTTATTCGGCAGAAAGAAATGGAAGCTGGAATGTTTATCAAGCTAAATTAGGAAGAGAAGAAGAGAAATATTTTTATGCAAGTACAGTTTTGAATGAAACACAACTTACCAACAATAAAAATGAATCTTTTCAGCCTTTATTTTCTCCTGACGGAAAAGAAGTTGCTTATATAGAAGACCGTAAAGCATTGAAAGTAATTAATTTGGCTTCAAAAGAAGTGCGTACTGTTACTGACAAACTTTCGTATTCGTATGCTGATGGCGACCAATATTATGCGTGGTCTCCAGATTCAAAGTGGTTTTTGATTACGTATGAACCAAATAAAGCGTGGATTCCTCAAGTGGGTTTAATTGCTGCAACAGGAAAAGAGGCTATCAAAAATCTTACTCAAAGTGGTTATAATGATGCTGCTCCTCGTTTTGCAATGAATGGTAAGGCTTTTTATTGGTTATCTGATAAAGAAGGTTTGCGCTCTCATGGAAGTTGGGGTTCTGAATACGATGCCTATATTCAGTTTTTTGAAGAAGATGAGTGGAAAAAATTCACGATGTCAAAAGAAGAATATACGCTTTGGGAAGAATTAAACGGAAAAGACAAAGACAAAAAGGACGAAGACAAGAAAGAAGATGATAAAGACGAAAAAGACAAGAAAGACGAAAAAGTAGAACCTTTGACTTTTGATTGGGCAGGTTTTGAAGACCGAAAAGAACGCCTAACTAGCCACGCTTCACAAATGAGTGATGCTGCTTTAAGTCCAAAAGGTGACAAATTGTATTATCTGACTTCTTTCGAAAAAGGCGCAGACCTTTGGGTAGAAGATTTGAGAGAAAAAGAAACAAAACTTGTCTTAAAACTAGGCGTAAGAGGTGGAAGTCTAACAATGGATAAAGAAGGTAAAAACTTGTTTTTATTAGCCAATGGAAGCATTCAGAAAATAGATTTGGCTACCAACACACCAAAACCAGTTTCTATTGATGCCAAAATGCAACTCAATGCAGCAGCAGAGCGTGAATATATGTTTGAACACATGTGGAGACAAGTACGTGAAAAATTCTATGTTACAGATATTCATGGTGTAGATTGGGATTTTTATAAAAAAGAATACGCTCGTTTCTTACCTCATATCAACAATAATTATGATTTTGCAGAAATGGGAAGCGAACTTTTGGGAGAACTCAATGCTTCACACACAGGAACTCGTTACCGTCATTCTGACCCAAATGGAGATATGACAGCCGTTTTAGGTGCTTTTTATGATGATTCGTACAAAGGAAATGGATTGAAAATAGCTGAAGTTTTGAATAAAAGTCCATTGCAAAAAGCAAATAAAGATATTGCAGCAGGTGATATTATTCAAAAAATTGACGGTGTAGAAATCACGCCTACAATGAATTATCATTCTCTTCTGAACCGTAAAGCAGATGAAAGAACACTTCTTACTATTTTGGATGCAAAAACAAATGCTACAAAAGAAGTCATTGTTTTGCCTATCCAAACTTGGGAAGAACGTCAGCTTTTGTATGAGCGTTGGGTAAACACTCGTAGAGAAGAAACCGAAAAAATATCTGATGGAAAAGTCGGTTATGTTCACGTTAGAGGAATGAATAGCGATAGTTTCAGAGAGCTATTTTCGGAGGCTTTGGGCCGTCATGGCAACAAAAAAGCCTTGATTGTAGATACTCGTTTTAATGGTGGTGGTTGGTTACACGACGACTTGGCTACTTTCCTTAGTGGAAAACAGTATTTTGAAATCGTGCCAAGAGGAGAAAAAATAGGTACAGAACCGATGTATAAATGGAACAAACCTTCTACTGTTTTGATGAATGAAGGCAATTATTCGGATGCTAATATTTTTCCTTATGTCTATCAACACCTTCAAATTGGTAAACTTATCGGTATGCCAGTTGCAGGAACAGGAACGGCTGTTTGGTGGGAGCGTTTGATTGACCCAACGATTGTTTTTGGTATTCCACAAGTAGGAATTATTCGTACTGACGGAAAATATATGGAAAATACAGAGCTTATTCCAGATATTGAAATCAAAAATAATCCTACGCCACAAAGTGAAGGAAAAGATGAGCAGCTTGAAGGAGCTGTAAAAGAAATGTTGGAAGTAACGAAATAG
- a CDS encoding IS110 family transposase, producing the protein MQTYQNFIGIDVSKEHLDIAILQEGEVVNHKRIENNLNAIQTYLFSFQDLYELEKSLFCMEHTGMYINWLVIALMEFNCAIWVENAIQIKRSMGVKKLKNDKADAENIGAYAFRFQDKANLYIPPTQELETLKTLQTLRKKLVTHRQELETYVGEQSQFSKASIQQLLEESSKTTLEHFSLRIEEIEKQMHQIIQEDAELKELYRLTTSVVGVGKVTAIQLLVATDGFTKFDTAKQLASYCGVVPFENSSGKFKGRARVSKMANKTLKTALHMCALSAMKVEGEMREYYLRKVAEGKNKMSVINALRNKIIQRIFACVKNKTLYDRNGINFNNFSKG; encoded by the coding sequence ATGCAAACTTACCAAAATTTTATAGGCATTGATGTGAGCAAAGAACATTTAGATATTGCTATTCTTCAAGAAGGAGAAGTAGTAAATCATAAACGCATTGAGAACAATTTGAACGCAATACAGACCTATCTTTTTTCTTTTCAAGACCTTTATGAGCTAGAGAAAAGTTTGTTTTGTATGGAACATACAGGAATGTATATCAACTGGCTTGTCATTGCTTTGATGGAATTTAATTGTGCCATTTGGGTAGAAAATGCCATTCAAATTAAACGTTCTATGGGTGTCAAAAAGCTTAAAAATGACAAAGCTGATGCTGAAAATATCGGAGCTTATGCCTTTCGTTTTCAAGACAAAGCGAACTTATATATTCCTCCTACTCAAGAACTAGAAACCCTAAAAACCTTGCAGACACTACGAAAAAAGCTAGTTACTCACAGACAGGAGCTAGAAACTTACGTTGGTGAGCAGAGCCAATTTAGCAAAGCGTCTATTCAGCAGCTTCTAGAGGAAAGCTCTAAAACAACGTTGGAACACTTTAGCCTTCGCATAGAAGAAATAGAAAAGCAGATGCATCAAATTATTCAAGAGGATGCTGAATTGAAAGAACTCTATCGGCTCACCACTTCTGTAGTAGGTGTTGGAAAAGTAACAGCGATTCAGTTACTGGTAGCTACTGATGGTTTTACCAAATTTGATACTGCCAAACAACTCGCTTCTTATTGTGGTGTTGTGCCTTTTGAAAACTCTTCTGGGAAATTTAAAGGCAGGGCAAGAGTATCAAAAATGGCTAATAAAACCCTCAAAACAGCCTTGCACATGTGCGCTTTATCTGCTATGAAAGTAGAGGGGGAGATGAGAGAGTATTACCTAAGAAAAGTAGCAGAAGGCAAGAATAAAATGAGTGTTATTAATGCCTTACGAAATAAAATTATACAACGCATTTTTGCCTGTGTAAAAAACAAAACGCTATACGATAGAAACGGAATAAATTTTAACAATTTTTCTAAAGGATAG
- a CDS encoding membrane dipeptidase, producing MSQYDFYVDLHCHPAMKPFGKSFNKTNRENSTKLSDKSSIWHQQTPNIFKKIINTLGSLTKFTQSDCTTLFKGGVHVVCASLYPLEKGFVKNKLGQNMISDIPLNLLTGIGDKRIDYLQNLDSYFKDLEEEYQFYQQLDGVVVKVDNQHKVRYKIVRSYDEILSYVDTNPDSDVITICLLLSIEGMHVLDCGLYGANSNSDINLLKENTDKIKNWQHSPFFVTLAHHFWNELCGHAKSLVGIADCVTNQEYGIGEGFTEKGKIILHQLLENKNGKRILIDIKHMSVKAREEYYQILKEEYASENIPIIISHGAMNGLTSPTNPSLSSIKTGRLFYKEDINFYDSEMVEVAQSGGIMGLQMDERRLISREALKNVKRSIRRHMLLHYRSEIVWNQIQHIAEVLDKHNLPAWNSIAIGSDYDGIIDPLNGFWTASEMDLLASYLERHAENYFKNPNCSLDKENKILPSEVISRVMSSNALQFLEKHFKS from the coding sequence ATGAGTCAATATGATTTTTATGTCGATTTGCATTGTCATCCAGCTATGAAGCCTTTTGGAAAAAGCTTTAATAAAACAAATAGGGAAAATAGCACAAAACTTAGTGATAAAAGCAGTATTTGGCATCAGCAAACTCCCAATATTTTCAAGAAAATTATTAATACATTAGGCTCTTTGACAAAGTTTACACAATCGGATTGTACTACTCTTTTTAAAGGTGGAGTACATGTGGTTTGTGCCTCTTTATATCCTCTTGAGAAAGGTTTTGTTAAAAATAAGTTAGGTCAGAATATGATTTCAGATATACCTCTGAATCTTCTAACAGGTATTGGAGATAAAAGAATTGATTATCTTCAAAATTTGGATAGTTATTTTAAAGATTTAGAAGAAGAGTATCAATTTTATCAACAATTAGATGGAGTTGTAGTAAAGGTAGATAATCAGCATAAAGTTCGTTATAAAATAGTAAGAAGTTACGATGAAATTTTATCGTATGTAGATACAAACCCAGATAGTGATGTAATTACTATATGTCTTCTCCTAAGTATTGAAGGTATGCATGTATTAGATTGTGGATTGTATGGAGCTAATAGCAACTCAGATATTAATTTGTTGAAAGAGAATACAGACAAAATCAAAAATTGGCAGCATTCTCCTTTCTTTGTAACCCTTGCACATCATTTTTGGAATGAGTTGTGTGGACACGCTAAAAGCCTAGTCGGAATAGCTGATTGTGTCACGAATCAAGAATACGGAATAGGAGAAGGATTTACAGAAAAAGGAAAAATAATCCTGCATCAATTATTGGAAAATAAGAATGGAAAACGTATTCTGATAGATATAAAACACATGAGTGTTAAGGCTAGAGAAGAATATTATCAAATCTTAAAGGAAGAATATGCTTCAGAAAATATTCCTATTATTATTAGTCATGGAGCAATGAATGGACTGACTTCACCTACTAATCCTAGCTTATCCTCTATCAAAACAGGAAGACTTTTTTATAAGGAAGATATTAACTTTTATGATAGTGAAATGGTAGAGGTAGCACAGAGTGGTGGAATTATGGGTTTACAGATGGATGAAAGAAGATTAATAAGTAGAGAAGCACTTAAAAATGTAAAACGGTCTATCCGAAGACACATGCTATTACATTATCGTTCAGAAATTGTGTGGAATCAAATACAACATATAGCAGAAGTTCTTGACAAACATAATCTTCCTGCTTGGAATAGTATAGCTATAGGTAGTGATTATGATGGCATTATAGATCCTCTAAATGGTTTTTGGACAGCCTCAGAAATGGATTTGCTGGCTAGTTATCTTGAAAGACATGCTGAAAACTATTTTAAAAATCCTAACTGTTCGTTAGATAAAGAAAATAAGATACTACCTAGTGAAGTTATTTCAAGAGTAATGAGTTCGAATGCACTCCAGTTTTTAGAAAAACATTTTAAATCGTAA
- a CDS encoding class I SAM-dependent methyltransferase, with the protein MNNVEIFENERATGYNQFVETWIPNYHYFLDRLPKLLSETNSKELLVVGCGTGNEIERFVQAPEHWTITGIDPSSEMIKQASEKLQNYDNVTLIDGLVADLDIEKKYSSATLLLVLHFLNDNGDKLNLLKDIADRLVSGATFVMLDITGDKNQIRQNLQVLKLLLPNSIDKEEINNRLNRIENKLFAVSEERLSELLQEAGFEPPLRFFQSSIYMGWLTKKK; encoded by the coding sequence ATGAACAACGTAGAAATATTTGAAAATGAAAGAGCGACAGGCTACAATCAGTTTGTAGAAACTTGGATACCAAACTATCACTATTTTTTAGACCGTTTGCCAAAACTATTAAGTGAAACAAACTCAAAAGAATTGTTGGTAGTTGGTTGTGGAACAGGAAACGAAATAGAAAGATTTGTCCAAGCACCTGAACATTGGACAATAACAGGCATTGACCCTTCGTCTGAAATGATTAAACAGGCAAGTGAAAAACTTCAAAATTATGATAACGTAACTTTAATTGACGGTTTAGTAGCTGACCTTGACATTGAGAAAAAATATAGTTCTGCAACACTTTTGTTGGTTTTGCACTTTTTGAACGACAATGGCGACAAACTAAACTTACTGAAAGACATTGCCGACAGATTGGTTTCGGGTGCAACATTTGTAATGTTGGACATAACAGGAGACAAAAACCAAATCAGACAAAACCTACAAGTTCTCAAACTTCTTTTACCAAACAGTATAGATAAAGAAGAAATAAATAATCGGCTGAACAGAATAGAAAACAAACTTTTTGCAGTTTCGGAAGAAAGGTTGTCAGAATTATTGCAAGAAGCAGGATTTGAACCACCACTTCGCTTTTTTCAATCGTCAATTTATATGGGGTGGTTGACAAAAAAGAAATGA